From one Deltaproteobacteria bacterium genomic stretch:
- a CDS encoding SDR family oxidoreductase has translation MRGRVCVVTGASSGIGRATAHALGRLGATLGLVCRDRARGEALVTEVRAASRHDGVTLFVADLSSQEAVRGVADALRAAYPALHVLVNNAGVVNLRYAETADGIETVFAVNHLAPFLLTHLLLGRLAAGGPARIVNVASDVHRWGRIDFDDLGRRRRYRGMAVYAQSKLANVLFTYELARRLAGTAVTANCLHPGAVATGLGHNNGRLARLVARALKPFFRTAEDGAATSVHLAASPAVEGVSGRYFVDCREARSSPASYDERLARRLWEVSVRMTGLVE, from the coding sequence CTGCGGGGCCGGGTCTGCGTGGTAACCGGGGCCAGCTCGGGGATCGGGCGGGCGACCGCGCACGCCCTCGGCCGTCTGGGCGCGACCCTCGGCCTCGTCTGCCGCGACCGCGCCCGCGGCGAGGCGCTGGTCACGGAGGTGCGGGCCGCGAGCCGCCACGATGGCGTAACGCTCTTCGTCGCGGATCTGTCATCACAGGAGGCGGTTCGCGGAGTGGCCGACGCCCTCCGTGCGGCGTACCCCGCGCTGCACGTGCTCGTGAACAATGCCGGCGTGGTGAACCTGCGCTACGCCGAGACCGCCGACGGCATCGAGACCGTCTTCGCCGTCAATCACCTCGCGCCGTTCCTCCTGACGCATCTCCTCCTCGGCCGGCTCGCCGCGGGCGGCCCGGCCCGCATCGTGAACGTCGCCTCCGACGTCCATCGCTGGGGCCGGATCGACTTCGACGACCTCGGCCGCCGGCGCCGCTATCGCGGGATGGCCGTCTACGCCCAGTCGAAGCTCGCCAACGTGCTCTTCACCTACGAGCTCGCGCGCCGGCTGGCCGGCACGGCCGTCACCGCCAACTGCCTGCATCCGGGCGCGGTCGCGACCGGACTCGGACACAACAACGGCCGCCTGGCGAGGCTCGTGGCGCGGGCGCTGAAGCCCTTCTTCCGGACCGCGGAGGATGGCGCGGCGACGTCCGTCCACCTCGCCGCCTCGCCGGCGGTCGAGGGCGTCAGCGGCCGCTACTTCGTCGACTGCCGGGAAGCGCGCTCGTCGCCGGCGTCGTACGACGAGAGGCTCGCGCGGCGGCTGTGGGAGGTGAGCGTCAGGATGACGGGGCTGGTGGAGTGA
- a CDS encoding TetR/AcrR family transcriptional regulator: MPAADAAVSAEQTSRDKILDAAEALFAKRGYAAIGLRELAEVVGLGKSSLFHHFRNKAQLYAAVTARILVRIEARLVRSLAAGGDPLVRLERWLDDLVDLLADNPTYARVLLRSLFEDDDLPGDLPEEIEGHRAIADMMAAVGGLLREGMGAGLFRPLHVNHFLLTLVGIIVFPFASGEFGAEVLGKDLFDAAEVRRRKREIRALLRSGLVARASR; encoded by the coding sequence ATGCCAGCAGCCGACGCCGCCGTCTCCGCCGAGCAGACCTCGCGCGACAAGATCCTCGACGCCGCGGAGGCGCTGTTCGCCAAGCGCGGCTACGCGGCCATCGGGCTGCGCGAGCTCGCGGAGGTGGTCGGGCTCGGCAAGTCCTCCCTCTTCCACCACTTCCGGAACAAGGCGCAGCTCTACGCCGCGGTGACGGCGCGCATCCTGGTGCGCATCGAGGCGCGGCTCGTCCGCTCGCTCGCCGCCGGCGGTGATCCGCTCGTGCGCCTCGAGCGCTGGCTCGACGACCTGGTCGATCTGCTGGCGGACAACCCGACCTACGCCCGCGTGCTCCTGCGCTCGCTCTTCGAGGACGACGACCTGCCGGGCGACCTGCCGGAGGAGATCGAGGGTCACCGGGCGATCGCCGACATGATGGCCGCCGTCGGCGGGCTCCTGCGCGAGGGGATGGGCGCGGGCCTGTTCCGCCCGCTCCACGTGAACCACTTCCTGCTGACGCTCGTCGGCATCATCGTGTTTCCCTTCGCGTCGGGCGAGTTCGGCGCGGAGGTGCTGGGCAAGGACCTGTTCGACGCGGCCGAGGTCCGGCGCCGCAAGCGCGAGATCCGCGCGCTCCTGCGCTCCGGGCTGGTCGCACGCGCCTCGCGCTGA